Proteins encoded by one window of Aulosira sp. FACHB-615:
- a CDS encoding DNA methyltransferase: MSLSLEFDSNLKVINFSHEQVCNDSARLDLEERYSELLEETDEFNRQLVSYQGNKGEIAHGWIRYKEGFSFKLVETLIKQFGIKQKDTILEPFCGSGTTLLVCKALGINALGFEILPVCHLMWEAKSYLEDYDIEELTHLFEKLSNTIPTKTEFAFPHITITRDAFSQATENDLMFFTNWINTQKVSKQTKVLYQLLITSVLEEVSYTRKDGQYLRWDYRSQKVQQRNQVRIAQDKIPVKQFDKGAIPTVKEALLRIFKKVILDIKSLKYTLPSDSFQNVINGSVLENLPKYESEQFSGVITSPPYCNRYDYTRTYALELAYLGTDDLDIRKLRQNQLCCTVENRSKLDKLEQIYQDIGRIDNFKAICKIITGNSVFQEVNSALKVRQERGEINNPGILSMVEGYFYELTFLFAEIFRTCKKGAYVAFVNDNVRYGGEIIPVDMLCTEIAEAIGFVPEKIYVLPQRKGNSSQQMKRFGKESLRKSITIWRKPEKI; this comes from the coding sequence TTGAGTCTTTCACTTGAGTTTGATTCTAACTTAAAAGTAATCAATTTTTCTCATGAACAGGTTTGTAATGATTCAGCTAGACTTGATTTAGAAGAACGATATTCTGAACTTCTAGAAGAAACTGATGAGTTTAATCGTCAGTTAGTAAGTTACCAGGGAAATAAAGGAGAAATTGCTCATGGGTGGATTCGATATAAGGAAGGATTTTCATTTAAATTAGTTGAAACTTTAATCAAACAATTTGGGATTAAACAGAAAGATACAATACTAGAACCTTTTTGTGGTTCTGGCACAACTTTACTGGTATGCAAAGCTTTAGGAATTAATGCTTTAGGTTTTGAAATACTTCCTGTATGCCATTTAATGTGGGAAGCTAAATCTTATCTTGAAGACTACGATATTGAAGAATTAACTCATCTATTTGAGAAATTGAGCAACACTATACCTACTAAAACAGAATTTGCTTTCCCTCATATCACTATTACTAGAGATGCGTTTTCTCAAGCAACAGAAAATGATTTAATGTTCTTCACTAATTGGATTAATACTCAAAAAGTATCAAAACAAACAAAAGTTTTATATCAACTGTTAATAACTAGCGTTTTAGAAGAAGTTAGTTACACAAGAAAGGATGGTCAATATTTAAGATGGGATTATCGCTCTCAGAAAGTTCAACAGAGAAATCAAGTAAGAATTGCTCAAGATAAAATACCTGTCAAGCAGTTTGATAAAGGAGCAATACCAACCGTTAAAGAAGCTTTACTGCGGATATTTAAAAAAGTAATTCTGGATATAAAATCACTAAAATACACTTTACCAAGTGACAGTTTTCAGAATGTGATAAATGGTAGTGTGCTTGAAAATTTGCCAAAGTATGAAAGTGAGCAATTCTCTGGTGTAATTACGTCACCACCCTATTGCAATAGATATGATTATACAAGAACTTATGCTTTGGAACTGGCATATTTAGGCACAGATGATTTGGATATTCGTAAACTCAGACAAAATCAGCTATGCTGTACTGTTGAAAATCGCTCTAAATTAGATAAACTTGAACAAATTTATCAAGATATAGGTAGAATAGATAACTTTAAAGCAATTTGCAAAATTATTACAGGTAATAGTGTTTTTCAAGAAGTCAATTCGGCTTTAAAAGTTAGACAGGAACGTGGAGAAATTAATAACCCCGGTATATTGTCTATGGTAGAAGGTTATTTTTATGAATTAACTTTTTTATTTGCTGAGATATTTAGAACTTGTAAAAAAGGTGCTTACGTTGCTTTTGTTAATGACAATGTACGCTATGGTGGAGAAATTATACCTGTTGATATGCTGTGTACTGAAATAGCTGAGGCTATTGGTTTTGTCCCAGAAAAAATATATGTTTTACCCCAACGGAAGGGCAATAGTAGTCAACAAATGAAGCGATTTGGTAAAGAATCACTGCGTAAAAGTATTACGATTTGGAGAAAGCCTGAGAAAATATAA
- a CDS encoding XcyI family restriction endonuclease: protein MDKEVLKEALQIDYRLRSTFFYRKLYELGFNSFLTEIDKLIELSDNFNWESRHNWGISETAWNILEHSGIPKISVFAHPRVLQEQPKLSSYYRSVAVLPQKAAKKLAFSSIDSIEEGKGKLSQDKALILCQLYNSHSSLIIESTNEYSQTDMQALMYASAGAQINGSWLNKIGEEAELLTRRILIRSLLEENYIVAAILKDGSSRLDAEYLEDLVDKVDLLSGVRLNNQTSILFSSEPDLSLLNSAGEAVAVIEVKGGKDTAGALERYGAAKKSFEEARRINSNVVTILLASCITDEVHRRLQNDEAVNHVYNLTQIVTSEETRYRFAANVLKYIDINIETHNIQQSNSEQIQKKK, encoded by the coding sequence ATGGATAAAGAAGTATTAAAAGAAGCTCTGCAAATTGACTATCGATTACGCTCTACCTTTTTTTACAGAAAGTTATATGAATTGGGTTTTAATAGCTTCTTAACTGAAATTGACAAATTAATCGAACTGTCAGATAACTTTAATTGGGAATCTAGACACAACTGGGGAATTTCTGAAACTGCTTGGAATATTTTGGAACATAGTGGTATCCCTAAAATTTCTGTATTTGCTCACCCTAGAGTGCTTCAAGAACAACCAAAACTTTCTAGCTACTATCGAAGTGTTGCAGTTCTTCCACAGAAAGCTGCTAAAAAATTAGCTTTTTCCAGCATTGATTCTATCGAAGAAGGAAAGGGAAAGTTATCCCAAGATAAAGCATTAATCCTCTGCCAACTTTACAATTCGCATTCAAGCCTAATTATTGAAAGCACTAATGAATATAGTCAGACTGATATGCAGGCGTTAATGTATGCGTCTGCTGGCGCACAAATTAATGGTTCTTGGTTAAATAAAATTGGAGAAGAAGCAGAATTATTAACAAGACGAATTCTGATTCGCTCTCTACTGGAGGAAAATTATATTGTTGCTGCAATTCTCAAAGATGGTTCTTCGAGGTTAGATGCTGAATATTTAGAAGATTTAGTGGATAAAGTCGATTTACTTTCTGGCGTGCGTCTGAACAATCAAACTAGTATTCTGTTTTCTAGTGAACCTGACTTATCGCTATTAAATTCTGCTGGTGAAGCAGTTGCAGTTATTGAGGTAAAGGGTGGAAAAGATACAGCAGGTGCGTTAGAGAGATATGGTGCTGCTAAAAAGAGTTTTGAAGAAGCTAGAAGAATTAACTCTAATGTAGTTACAATACTTCTCGCAAGCTGTATAACTGATGAAGTTCATCGACGTTTACAAAATGATGAAGCTGTTAATCATGTTTATAATTTAACACAAATTGTTACTAGTGAAGAAACGAGATATCGTTTTGCTGCTAATGTACTTAAGTATATAGACATCAATATAGAAACTCATAATATTCAACAGAGCAATTCTGAACAAATTCAAAAAAAAAAGTAG
- a CDS encoding tRNA(His) guanylyltransferase Thg1 family protein — protein sequence MKFEELDTRLRIFETAHDLCVLPGLFMVARIDGRNFTRLTKETHKFEAPFDAQFRDYMVSTVEHLMNCGFRIIYGYTQSDEISLLFHRDEESFSRKLRKLNSILAGEASAKLSLLLNSIAAFDCRVSQLPTLNLVVDYFRWRNEDAHRNALNAHCYWMLRKAGESAGAATEKLDRLSVSDKNELLYQQANINFNNLPNWQKRGIGLYWESYQKEATNPQTGENVLAMRRRIKVDMDLAMKDDYSKFVRDIVLREHPDL from the coding sequence ATGAAGTTTGAAGAGTTAGACACAAGACTGAGAATTTTTGAAACAGCCCACGATTTATGCGTATTGCCAGGGCTATTTATGGTTGCTCGAATTGATGGACGTAACTTTACTCGCTTGACAAAGGAAACTCACAAATTTGAAGCTCCCTTTGATGCTCAATTTCGAGATTACATGGTATCTACAGTAGAACACCTAATGAATTGTGGATTCCGGATCATTTATGGCTATACACAAAGTGACGAAATCTCACTTCTATTCCACCGAGATGAGGAAAGTTTTAGTCGCAAATTGCGGAAACTCAACTCTATTTTGGCAGGAGAGGCAAGTGCAAAGCTTTCACTTCTACTCAATAGCATTGCCGCTTTTGATTGTCGAGTGTCACAACTTCCTACCTTAAATCTAGTAGTCGATTACTTTCGCTGGCGGAATGAAGACGCTCATCGCAATGCCTTAAATGCTCACTGTTACTGGATGCTACGCAAAGCAGGTGAAAGTGCTGGAGCCGCTACAGAAAAGCTTGATAGGCTTTCAGTCAGTGATAAAAATGAATTACTTTACCAACAAGCAAACATCAATTTTAATAACTTACCTAATTGGCAGAAACGAGGTATAGGACTATATTGGGAATCCTATCAAAAGGAAGCAACCAATCCCCAAACGGGAGAAAACGTCTTGGCGATGAGAAGACGTATCAAAGTTGATATGGATTTGGCGATGAAAGATGATTACAGTAAATTTGTCCGGGATATTGTACTGCGGGAGCATCCTGATCTTTAA